One window from the genome of Aricia agestis chromosome 6, ilAriAges1.1, whole genome shotgun sequence encodes:
- the LOC121727738 gene encoding cell cycle checkpoint control protein RAD9A isoform X2, with protein MNLLRVFLFIFSFKYACSDWVSEWFTPLQHHYLGVTVATVWTMDQPARSYLVSRSAWSVCSGDISFPADYPPTNWKSVPKCDYDETPAEKPDPCIFNSIIKYSTIPSARRSLYAEDDYVCQKHSFSDKLEKYMSVSPSVIQHTCRNVLGRTIHALARFGDELCLESLPDSILLRTLNAAESAYAIVKFNKNFFSYFNYNYYSTEDTDGLKCKISMKSALNTFKSPMHMDKQVENLEIKLDPESCKLIFQLKCKHGIIKTHFVSVIDCKTMQAVYTKDQVPNRLTSSQRVLSEALSNFQSSDDQVTLDATGQVLVLRNYIDKNVDVSKIIRTQISIKPTEFDVYNISAETVITFTLKEFRALLAFAEALSLPIQLHFETTGKPAVFIVHNGNTFEAHFVLATSKPDSATQVTHSTQNSYVERKRKEKTVSEVAAKKMHLDNDVNNVSKCLDEDSHLFNYIDIPDEDMCIQKSNAILKTIGAKCGVELPDDFIPPSPTSKIKNVFKRCFESTFDPKSVWGTVLAENSDSD; from the exons TTTAGGTGTGACAGTCGCTACCGTGTGGACGATGGATCAGCCAGCGCGCAGCTACCTGGTGTCGAGGTCAGCTTGGAGCGTGTGCAGCGGGGACATCTCATTCCCCGCAGACTATCCACCTACCAACTGGAAATCTGTACCGAAGTGCGACTATGACGAA ACACCAGCAGAGAAGCCGGATCCGTGCATATTCAACTCCATCATCAAGTACAGTACAATACCGAGCGCGCGTCGCTCGCTGTACGCCGAGGATGACTATGTATGCCAAAAACACTCCTTCAGCGATAAGTTAGAAAAATACATGTCTGTTTCCCCCAGCGTCATCCAACACACCTGCAGAAATG ttttaggcAGGACTATTCACGCTTTAGCAAGATTTGGTGACGAGCTTTGCTTAGAGTCTCTACCAGACTCTATACTATTAAGAACTCTCAATGCAGCAGAATCAGCTTATGCCATTgttaaatttaacaaaaactttttctcatattttaactataattattattccacTGAAGATACGGATGGTCTCAAATGCAAAATATCCATGAAATCCGcattaaatacatttaaatctCCTATGCATATGGATAAGCAAGTAGaaaatttagaaattaaattagACCCTGAGTCttgtaaattaattttccaGCTTAAGTGTAAACATGGTATTATTAAGACTCATTTTGTGTCAGTTATTGACTGCAAGACTATGCAAGCTGTATACACAAAAGACCAAGTGCCAAATAG GTTGACATCATCTCAAAGAGTTCTTTCAGAAGCACTCAGCAACTTTCAAAGTTCTGATGACCAGGTGACACTAGATGCTACAGGACAAGTTCTGGTTCTACGCAATTACATTGATAAAAATGTGGATGTGTCCAAAATAATAAGGACACAAATAAGTATAAAGCCCACAGAGTttgatgtttataatattagtgctGAAACTGTGATAACATTCACATTGAAGGAGTTCAGGGCATTACTAGCTTTTGCAGAAGCATTGAGTTTGCCGATTCAACTACATTTTGAAACAACAGGCAAGCCGGCAGTTTTCATTGTACATAATGGAAATACTTTTGAGGCACATTTTGTATTAGCCACCTCTAAGCCAGACTCTGCTACACAAGTAACTCATTCCACACAAAACTCCTATGTTGAAAGAAAAAGAAAGGAAAAGACCGTTTCAGAAGTTGCTGCAAAAAAAATGCACTTAGACAATGATGTTAACAATGTATCCAAATGTTTAGATGAGGACtcacatttatttaattatattgatataCCGGATGAAGATATGTGCATCCAAAAATCAAATGCTATTTTAAAAACGATAGGAGCAAAATGTGGAGTTGAATTACCAGACGATTTCATCCCACCATCACCtacttctaaaattaaaaatgtatttaaaaggtGCTTTGAAAGTACCTTCGATCCAAAAAGCGTGTGGGGCACTGTGCTTGCAGAGAACTCAGATAGTGactaa
- the LOC121727736 gene encoding uncharacterized protein K02A2.6-like translates to MSASYGFLSNFDHLAQDWYNYKCRLNQWFIANDLNEDKDKGKVKRRAILLSALSEETYRLASNLALPRKLEEVEFDSVVKLLDEHLTPKRCGFAERFHFYAAVQRPGESHSAWAARVKGLAAHCSFKSLEEAVLDRFVMGMVAGHEKDKLFAQNLEGLTLNTAVELAESVRCAREASASALGGAGAAAGAGPAPVFSVSDGEKCSVCGYSNHKSDKCRFKAYKCKKCGKKGHLRRMCSSNKVNYVQEASVDEGDDGESVHNIRCAQGKPMSARISVNGLFLEFEIDSGSAVSVISKKMYDANFSNVPLSVTKRQLHDYTGGKISCLGIVRMPVEYEGRSRSLDVFVAAGAAPPLLGRDFICAFDLELGPAVVNYLYESNEIFAHHLVQKFPKLFSDKLGCFNKYKINLKLKPDSKPIYFKPRPVAFALKGKIDKEIDRLLTLGVLKPTEHSEFASPVVPVLKKDGGVRLCADYSVSINKQLIVEQYPLPTVHELFAKLHGGEQFAKLDLSMAYNQLVLSDDAQDITCINTHRGLFKYTRLVFGLASAPSIFQKAMECILAGIEGTVCFLDDILVSGSPSQLRSRLIAVLERLEAAGLTLQLNKCEFFKNEIQYLGHIIDKNGIRKSPEKIKAIVEAPKPSNVSELQSFLGLVNYYRSFVPDASSILSPLYNLLHKKTEWVWSVEHDQAFTNIKKILTSEQVLAHFDPRAKLVLTVDASPTGLGAILSQFCHGSVERPIAFASRTLTSAEKKYSQIQKEATAIIFGVRRFHQYLYGRAEPFILRTDHKPLLSIFSPSRGIPEVTANRLQRYAMFLAAYNYVIEYVRSADNNADYFSRAPVGATPPGATRDAEGSEPSDYEERAAYVNFVVEGSLPVTLQRLREETVKDPILSKVTHFLMTAWPRKVSDATLKPYFQCRLDLSVENGCLMRGHKVVIPSVLQDQVCNDLHSSHFGIVKMKAEARQRLWFPGIDKRLEQLAAECAVCARLRPSPPRAPLSPWPYPPRPFHRIHLDFLGPFGNQMYLIIVDAYSKWVECYNVSSSYGSRTVIEKLTDVISRFGIPHTLVSDNGTSFTSLEFANFCKLNGITHIFSPVYHPSSNGQAEGFVKIIKKGLKSIILSSSVSKVSQEKIAKFLFDYRNSKNSTTGKSPSELLFGRSLRSRLDLLNPSEVIPSSTSLTDVVERNQFSQVKNYKGKSRPNFEVNDRVWIKKYQINHKFDWIEGVITGKRGRVMYSVYLPKLNLEVKRHVDQIRRLDSDSGISASTGNADRQPDNVPDTFSSSSLVHSPPLSNDSTSNSSSLLAAVEDPSPDIGDVGERENEIETEVSPSSGPAVLEHSLPATVNNDTPSVSSGEEQGRSVHAPMSSNTRSRRQRKPVNFYKP, encoded by the coding sequence ATGTCGGCTTCGTATGGATTTctgtcgaatttcgaccacctGGCTCAGGACTGGTATAACTACAAGTGTAGATTGAACCAGTGGTTTATCGCAAATGATTTGAATGAAGACAAGGACAAGGGCAAGGTCAAGCGTCGGGCGATTTTGCTCAGTGCATTATCAGAGGAAACATATAGGTTAGCTAGCAACTTGGCCCTACCGAGAAAATTAGAAGAAGTGGAATTTGACAGTGTTGTAAAACTGTTGGACGAACATCTCACCCCGAAGAGGTGTGGTTTCGCAGAACGGTTCCATTTTTACGCAGCGGTACAGCGGCCGGGTGAAAGTCACTCAGCGTGGGCGGCCAGAGTCAAGGGGTTGGCGGCTCACTGCAGCTTCAAAAGTCTCGAGGAGGCCGTGCTGGACAGATTTGTCATGGGTATGGTAGCTGGCCACGAGAAGGACAAGCTGTTTGCGCAAAATCTGGAGGGATTAACCTTGAACACGGCGGTTGAGTTGGCGGAGAGTGTGCGGTGCGCGCGCGAGGCCTCGGCGTCGGCGCTCGGCGGTGCGGGGGCGGCGGCCGGCGCGGGACCCGCGCCCGTGTTCAGCGTCTCCGACGGCGAAAAGTGCAGTGTGTGCGGTTATAGCAACCACAAAAGCGATAAGTGTCGGTTCAAGGCTTACAAGTGTAAAAAGTGCGGAAAAAAAGGCCATTTGCGTCGTATGTGCTCGTCAAATAAAGTGAATTACGTTCAGGAGGCTTCTGTGGATGAAGGAGATGACGGTGAGTCGGTTCACAATATTCGTTGTGCTCAGGGTAAACCTATGTCAGCGCGCATTTCCGTGAACGGTCTGTTTTTGGAGTTCGAAATTGATAGCGGCTCGGCCGTTAGTGTAATTTCAAAGAAAATGTATGACGCGAATTTTAGCAATGTACCATTGTCAGTAACTAAAAGGCAGTTGCATGACTACACGGGGGGCAAAATAAGTTGTCTCGGGATAGTGCGCATGCCGGTGGAGTACGAAGGCCGATCACGCAGCCTGGACGTGTTCGTGGCCGCGGGTGCCGCGCCGCCGTTGCTAGGCCGCGACTTCATATGTGCATTTGACCTTGAGCTAGGGCCCGCTGTTGTAAATTATCTTTATGAATCAAACGAGATATTTGCTCATCATTTGGTACAAAAATTTCCCAAGCTTTTTTCTGATAAATTAGGTTGTTTtaataagtacaaaataaacttaaaattaaaaccgGATTCGAAGCCGATTTATTTCAAACCCCGCCCGGTCGCTTTCGCATTAAAAGGTAAAATTGATAAGGAAATTGATCGTCTGCTTACTTTAGGCGTGCTAAAACCTACCGAACACTCTGAGTTCGCATCTCCTGTAGTTCCGGTACTCAAAAAGGATGGCGGAGTGAGACTGTGCGCTGATTACTCTGTctcaataaataaacagctgatTGTTGAGCAATACCCGTTGCCTACGGTACATGAGCTGTTCGCCAAACTTCACGGAGGTGAACAATTTGCTAAGCTCGACCTCTCAATGGCTTATAATCAGCTCGTTTTATCGGATGATGCACAGGACATAACTTGTATTAATACCCACCGcggattatttaaatatacgcGGTTGGTGTTCGGATTGGCCAGCGCACCGTCTATATTTCAAAAAGCGATGGAATGCATCCTGGCGGGGATTGAAGGCACTGTCTGTTTTTTGGACGATATCTTGGTGAGTGGTAGCCCGTCCCAGCTTAGGTCAAGGTTAATAGCGGTGCTGGAAAGGTTAGAAGCGGCCGGCCTTACCTTGCAGTTGAATAAGTGCGAATTTTtcaaaaatgaaattcaataTCTTGGCCACATAATAGATAAGAATGGTATAAGGAAGTCACCTGAAAAAATAAAAGCTATCGTGGAAGCACCAAAACCATCTAACGTGTCAGAATTGCAGTCATTTTTAGGGCTGGTAAATTATTATCGTAGTTTTGTTCCAGACGCTTCTTCCATTTTAAGTCCATTATATAACTTGCTTCATAAAAAAACCGAATGGGTTTGGTCTGTTGAACACGATCAGGCTTttacgaatattaaaaaaattctgaCTTCTGAGCAAGTTCTCGCTCATTTCGACCCCAGGGCAAAGTTAGTGTTAACGGTAGACGCATCTCCAACGGGTTTGGGTGCCATTTTGTCACAGTTTTGTCATGGTAGTGTGGAGAGGCCTATAGCATTTGCGTCTCGAACTCTCACTTCAGCTGAAAAGAAATATTCTCAAATACAGAAGGAGGCTACTGCCATAATTTTTGGAGTAAGACGGTTTCACCAATATTTGTATGGCAGAGCTGAACCTTTTATTTTGAGAACCGATCATAAACCACTGCTGTCAATTTTTAGCCCAAGTCGTGGTATCCCAGAAGTGACCGCAAACCGTTTGCAGCGCTATGCCATGTTTTTAGCGGCGTATAATTACGTTATTGAGTACGTGCGCAGCGCTGATAACAACGCCGACTATTTTTCGCGTGCGCCGGTGGGGGCGACGCCGCCCGGCGCGACACGCGACGCAGAGGGGTCGGAGCCGAGCGACTACGAAGAGCGAGCAGCGTATGTCAACTTCGTAGTGGAAGGCAGCTTGCCCGTCACATTGCAGCGTCTGCGTGAGGAAACGGTTAAGGACCCGATATTAAGTAAAGTCACACATTTTTTAATGACCGCCTGGCCACGAAAGGTTTCGGATGCTACGTTAAAACCGTATTTTCAATGCCGTTTGGATTTATCCGTCGAAAATGGTTGCCTAATGCGCGGACATAAGGTTGTAATTCCGTCAGTCTTACAAGATCAAGTATGTAATGATCTTCATAGCTCCCATTTCGGAATAGTAAAAATGAAAGCTGAAGCGCGTCAGCGGCTGTGGTTCCCAGGCATTGATAAGCGGCTGGAGCAGCTGGCCGCCGAGTGCGCAGTATGCGCGCGGCTGCGGCCCTCTCCGCCGCGCGCGCCGCTTTCACCGTGGCCTTACCCGCCGCGCCCGTTTCATAGGATACATTTAGACTTTCTGGGGCCATTCGGTAATCAgatgtatttaattattgtcgATGCTTATTCTAAATGGGTCGAATGTTACAATGTGAGTTCTTCTTATGGTTCCAGGACCGTTATCGAGAAACTCACAGATGTGATATCTAGATTTGGAATTCCCCATACCTTGGTCTCTGATAATGGTACATCGTTTACGTCATTAGAATTCGCGAATTTTTGTAAATTGAATGGTATTACTCACATTTTTTCACCCGTTTATCATCCTTCTAGTAACGGCCAAGCCGAGggatttgttaaaattattaaaaaaggattaaaaagtattattctTAGCAGTTCAGTTAGTAAAGTTTCCCAGGAAAAAATCGctaaatttttatttgattatcGAAACTCCAAAAACAGCACAACCGGAAAATCACCATCTGAGTTGTTATTCGGTCGTTCCTTGCGGTCTAGATTAGATTTGTTGAACCCGTCTGAAGTCATTCCGTCATCCACGAGCCTCACTGATGTTGTGGAGCGTAATCAGTTTTCAcaggttaaaaattataaagggAAGTCTAGACCAAATTTTGAGGTAAATGATCGAGTGTGGATTAAAAAGTACCAGATTAATCACAAGTTTGATTGGATTGAGGGCGTTATAACCGGCAAGCGGGGGAGAGTTATGTACTCAGTATACCTACCAAAACTTAATTTAGAAGTTAAAAGACATGTCGATCAGATAAGACGTCTTGATAGTGACTCAGGAATTTCTGCGTCTACTGGAAATGCAGACCGGCAACCTGACAACGTTCCTGATACTTTCAGCTCATCATCCTTAGTTCATTCACCACCATTATCTAACGACAGTACGTCCAACTCAAGTTCTTTGTTAGCTGCAGTAGAGGATCCGTCTCCTGACATCGGAGACGTCGGAGAGAGAGAGAATGAGATAGAGACTGAAGTCAGTCCTTCTTCAGGGCCGGCTGTACTTGAACATTCACTACCAGCAACAGTAAATAATGACACCCCGTCCGTCTCAAGTGGAGAGGAGCAAGGACGAAGCGTTCACGCCCCAATGAGTTCAAACACTAGGTCTAGACGCCAACGAAAACCAGTTAATTTTTATAagccataa